A genomic region of Apium graveolens cultivar Ventura unplaced genomic scaffold, ASM990537v1 ctg1294, whole genome shotgun sequence contains the following coding sequences:
- the LOC141699767 gene encoding ribulose bisphosphate carboxylase small subunit, chloroplastic-like, with amino-acid sequence MSAASFSALVAGSTYVGLKPIPPKLFQMKDSVAWNRKTVSNGSKTHCMKTWNPIDNKKFETLSYLPPLTDDSIAREIDYMMKKGWIPCLEFDALGYIYRENNRIPNYYDGRYWTMWKLPMFGCTDASQVLHEITECKKAYPSAYIRCQAFDNIRQAQCMSFVIQKPTTTS; translated from the exons ATGTCTGCTGCAAGCTTTTCGGCTCTGGTGGCTGGATCCACCTATGTTGGCTTAAAACCTATCCCGCCAAAGTTGTTTCAGATGAAGGATTCAGTTGCATGGAACAGGAAGACTGTTTCGAATGGATCTAAAACTCACTGTATGAAG ACTTGGAATCCGATTGATAACAAGAAGTTTGAGACTCTCTCCTACCTTCCACCTCTCACCGATGATTCAATCGCTAGGGAAATTGATTACATGATGAAAAAAGGATGGATTCCATGCCTTGAATTTGATGCA CTGGGGTATATTTATCGCGAGAACAACAGAATTCCTAACTACTACGATGGGAGGTACTGGACAATGTGGAAGCTTCCCATGTTTGGTTGCACGGATGCATCTCAAGTCCTCCATGAAATCACGGAATGCAAGAAGGCATATCCTAGTGCTTACATCCGGTGCCAGGCTTTTGATAACATTAGGCAAGCTCAATGTATGTCGTTCGTCATCCAAAAGCCCACAACCACCTCCTAG